Part of the Prunus dulcis chromosome 8, ALMONDv2, whole genome shotgun sequence genome is shown below.
TCATTATTCGTACCTCTTTATTATTTCAATTGCTTGCTTCCTTCTTTCCAAACAAGTCTGAAGCATAAGTCAGTTTCAATGACTCGGCTGGTGGGCTCAACCTCACCCCCTGTGATTCATTGGTATTCTACATATCTTCGTGTCTATTCACAGGGTTCTGTTTCCCCCTCTTTTCTTcccccttttcttcttttcttcgaGAAACACTTGATTAGTTACCACGGAGGTAGAACTGTATTGCTAATTTaggtaaataagaaaatattatcACTTGAATCATAGCGTTATTATCCATATTTCATGAAaatctttctccttttctttggTGGTAAAAAAAGTGAACCCCGAGATAGCAAAATAGAAAGGCAAATAATTTTACTGCATTGTTTTTGAGTATCTTCAAAGTCTAGATTAATACGAGACACGAATTAATGATGAGAAGCGACAAGTGAAGAAAAGGGCAGGGCAGGGAAGTTTTTGTCCTCCATTTTGGTTTACGGCATGCATGGCATGCTGCTGTGTCTGCAAGATTGTCGTTCCAAGTGGATATTCCAAGTAAAAAAGCAAACTAAACGTCAAAAAATGTATGCAACAATGTACAATTACGTTAGATAAATTGATTGTTGTCATGGCATTGGTGTGGTTGTCGGAGAGGAGAATGATGAAGTTGTGGGAGACTTTTATTTCActaaaaaagtaataaaattataGTTAATTaccaaattatatatacatgataAGCAAGcactaaattaaattaagtgGTCAAATTGTATAACGTGGTCTTGTTGGGGGCACGTAGGAAGAAATTGGCCTAATGATATATGCATGTGGGTGGATGTGGATGCGGGGAGCAAAAGAAACGTATAGATTACTTGATCACCATAACATGCAAAAATGGTTGAACATATGAATGAAACGTGCTATGAAACCCTTACTAAATCTCTGATGGGGATCATTCACCAGAAATTTTAAGAACCAAATAAAGTGTAGAATTGACTGCCAACTGAATGATAGTGACAGTGCATGGCTTCGGAAAATGGATCCAAATGCATGATTACTTTTCCACTGAATTGACACCAGAAAGGGCCTTTCATTTCTTACCAAAAGTTTTTAGAGTTTGGGACTTTGCTTAAAGAATTGATCAAACCCAATGATATACGACTAGGGCCTGGGCCAATATAAACCAATGCGGGCTTCAAATGCTGGTCCAAAacctaaaatataaatataaataaaaacaatctGTTGAGAGTGGGATTTGAACCCACGCCCTTTCGGACCAGAACCTTAATCTGGCGCCTTAGACCAACTCGGCCATCTCAACGGTTGATAAATGGTTTCTAagtctttatatatatatactattgtATCGTGGTCGCTTTTTGACATCCTGACGGCTGATTGTATGTCTGAGTCACCATAAAGGAGAAGAGATATTATTCGAAGTAAAAAGGCAAACCTGCTGATTAAATAAAGAGAAACCAACATGCTCTACTAAGCTGTCTGTTCCAATATCAATCCAAAATACCACAGCCCATCATTCTACAATCTAcaatgctctctctctctctctctccaaaccaaaccaattagTATCTAAATCTACCGGCTACCGGCATAAAGTATGGTTCTTGATTGCTCTAACGGTCAGAAAAGCAGAGACCATGATCAGAATACTATTAtacacaaacccaaaaaaaaaggaaatcatCATTGTTTGATCATTAGCTGACCTCTTTCCAAATTTCTATTAAGGAAATGACTTGGGAGTTATATTCATCCAACTTTtgcttaaaaagaaaacagcatcaagttttgaaattttttgctcCATTGACAAAACAGTAACTGGGTTGACATTAGAAATTAGAAGAGTGAGTGTGACAGTGTCCAAATAAACAACATTtacccaaacccaaatttcaatttttaaaatttttcaCTCTGCAGACTGTTCTGCGCTCTGTAGATGCAAGTAGCAAAGAGTATAAACCAACATATCTGCATCTGTAGCCATCACAAGTTACCAACAGAGCATGCCACTAACAGAAACTGTCATTCAATTAATGCTGCAATGTCTACATGCCAAGATTTAAAGCCTAATAGCAGATTCACGGACCAACTGCAGGCTGCGGCAAATGAAagttaaaagaagaagaagaaaaaaatgcttAAAGGGAAAAGAGACAGACACCTCATCCTCATGCTGTACAGAGGAAAATCACAAATGAAACCTTGTCACTTAGCAGCACATGCAGAGCTGTATTACCATAGCAGCTTCCAATTGTATTTGGCACTTTGTGTTTCTGTCCCCACCACCACTTTCTCTCACAAGACCCTTTTAATCCCCTACTTATTCTCTCCAGCTCTTTACTCTTCCacccccttctctctctctccccaaaaGACACATTTATTGAACTTCCCTTACTATTGTCAAGTGTAGAATTTGATTGATTATATCATCATTTAATGGCTTCCTTTTGCTCATTCTTGGCAATGTTCATGATCTTCATGGCTTCCCATTCTTCCCTTGCATTGGAATCTCAACCAGAAACTCAGTTTTCAAGTATATCTGCTGCACCAGCATTGCTTCCAGGTGCTCCtctatcttcttctccaacctTATCTCCAGATATTTCTCCTTTATTTCCTTCTCCTGGTGGTGTGCCACTTTCTCCAGCCGAGTCATCTCTGCCCACCATCCCATCAAGCCCGAGCCCTCCAAATCCAGAGGACACAGTCGCTCCTGGACCAGGATTGGCTTTTGCACCATCAGGGTCTCTGCCAGTTTCCCATTCATCTCCTGTAACTTCATCTCTGCCTCTGAAtgtgattttgtttcttggcTTGCTGGTTTGCTCGTTTGTGTAATGCTTATTTCTGGTGTGGTGTGTGAGTGTGATGTGAGAGATTTTGTGGTaattggaaagagaaaaaaaaaaaaaaaaaaaaaaagcaatgtTGGTGGAAAGCTTCAATTATTGTTAATTCATAGTGGTTTCCACTTTATGTTTGTAAACTATTTTGGTTAAACTATATAGAATGCTTTAGTGTGTGATGTTAGGTAAATGCAGTTCGTGGCATTGTTATGGATTGTGATAGGATATTGTAtccaaaatttttttagaaaaataaaagttgtaAGCCTTTCAGTCTTGTACTTTACTGTTTCCATTCTTTTACattcctctctctcaatgCATAATTATTGTTT
Proteins encoded:
- the LOC117637762 gene encoding classical arabinogalactan protein 26, which codes for MASFCSFLAMFMIFMASHSSLALESQPETQFSSISAAPALLPGAPLSSSPTLSPDISPLFPSPGGVPLSPAESSLPTIPSSPSPPNPEDTVAPGPGLAFAPSGSLPVSHSSPVTSSLPLNVILFLGLLVCSFV